One stretch of Tenacibaculum sp. MAR_2010_89 DNA includes these proteins:
- a CDS encoding M1 family aminopeptidase, with protein MWYNIFKFEIQYRIKRPDTYVFFLFLFLFSIVGVDFIFQGSEMGLMKKNSPIVIAKTMGAITGIFMILASMIMGVSVLRDFEYNIESLLFSTPINKKDYLLGRFLGSFTVLLFVFSGILFGMILGEFMPWHSRDSLLEFNVIVYLKTFLIITLPNLFFGASLFFVTGALSRNLVVVYTQGIILFVVFMLTKAITNPFWQAILDPFSLTTTTFITQSWSTLEKSTQYLPFWGALIYNKLFWLFLGFIALTYGYKKFNFHLVKEKKSRKKQVKTLGVKGSNENVDIVLPNAKKQYGLLAKYTQLKQFSWFYFISICKQSSFWGIVICGMIIILINSVNLGTVYGVDSYPVTYFIVDELKETSIYFFIILLVFYSGELIWKERSAKLHLIYDATPMSSFINLLGKYVGLNLVYVVLMIALISSGIIFQTISGYYKYEFQVYFYGFFLEILPFLALYTCVAFFIQSVINNKFVGILFVIIFFISNIAFGLFGFDHDLYFFGGSSLKTYSAMNGYGHFLKPYLIIKSYWLLFGILLLIIASLVHIRGTETNFMKRIKASKYRVSKPLFKFACLVFLAFITIGSFIFYNTNILNKHWSDSETTAYRVAYEKELKQFEYIPQPKIIDVNLQLELYPSTRNYLLEGSYILKNTNTVNITSIHIQKLIEENVTLDSISFEGGFTINHQYEKFDYLIFNLTKTLKPGDSVKMYFKQRFTTKGFELGNSNVNINNNGTFFNNSDLPTIGYNRKYELRNADEREENKLPLRNNKSDRNNTNELVNARSGSDSDGINFEMIIGTSINQTALVPGNLLKKWTKNHRNYFHYKMEIPIINFYSIVSAVYEIEKDTWISSKDSMNNKPVDLEIYYHKEHSYNIERMITSMKASLEYYTKNFSPYQYKQLRIMEFPNYAQFAQSFPGTIPFSESIGFVLNIDDKKDVDMAFYVTAHEIAHQWFGMQVEAANVKGRNFILETLSQYAAMMVLKQKYSEEKLLQFLETQKEIYKKGKDREAVEEPSLALVENQEYVYYAKGAINMYKFQKIVGEEQVNKALKSFLNDWNTTNGKLKITTNRYATTHDLIGYFRKITPDSLQHVVTDLFEKTTFKEQ; from the coding sequence ATGTGGTACAATATTTTTAAGTTCGAAATACAATATCGAATTAAACGTCCAGATACCTATGTGTTTTTCTTATTTCTATTTCTATTTTCAATTGTAGGTGTAGATTTTATTTTTCAAGGTTCAGAAATGGGATTAATGAAGAAAAACTCACCCATAGTTATAGCAAAAACTATGGGTGCTATTACTGGAATATTTATGATTCTTGCCTCAATGATTATGGGCGTATCTGTATTAAGAGATTTTGAGTATAATATAGAGTCTTTACTATTTTCTACTCCAATAAATAAAAAAGATTATTTACTAGGTCGATTTTTAGGATCTTTTACTGTTTTACTATTTGTGTTTTCAGGTATTTTATTCGGAATGATATTAGGTGAATTTATGCCATGGCATAGCCGAGATAGCCTGTTAGAATTTAATGTAATTGTATATTTAAAGACATTTTTAATAATAACCTTGCCAAACTTATTTTTTGGAGCATCTTTATTTTTTGTTACTGGTGCTTTAAGTAGGAACTTAGTTGTTGTTTACACACAAGGTATTATTTTGTTTGTAGTATTTATGCTAACCAAAGCAATTACTAATCCGTTTTGGCAAGCCATTTTAGATCCATTTTCATTAACTACTACCACTTTTATTACACAATCATGGTCTACTTTAGAAAAGAGTACACAATACCTTCCATTTTGGGGAGCACTTATATATAATAAATTGTTTTGGCTTTTTCTAGGCTTCATAGCGTTGACATATGGTTATAAAAAGTTTAATTTTCATTTAGTTAAAGAAAAGAAATCAAGAAAAAAACAAGTAAAAACATTAGGCGTTAAAGGGAGTAATGAAAATGTAGACATTGTATTACCTAATGCTAAAAAACAATATGGTTTACTAGCAAAATATACACAATTAAAACAATTTTCCTGGTTTTATTTTATAAGTATTTGCAAACAATCATCATTTTGGGGAATTGTTATTTGTGGTATGATTATCATTCTTATTAACTCAGTAAATCTTGGAACCGTATATGGAGTAGATAGTTATCCTGTAACGTATTTTATTGTTGATGAACTTAAAGAAACATCCATTTATTTCTTCATTATTCTTTTAGTATTTTATTCGGGAGAATTGATTTGGAAAGAAAGAAGTGCTAAACTACATCTAATTTATGATGCCACACCAATGTCTAGCTTTATTAACTTATTGGGCAAGTATGTTGGATTAAACTTAGTTTACGTGGTATTAATGATAGCCTTAATAAGTTCAGGGATTATATTTCAAACAATAAGTGGATATTATAAGTACGAGTTTCAAGTTTATTTTTATGGTTTTTTTCTAGAAATTTTACCTTTTTTAGCGTTATACACATGTGTAGCATTTTTTATTCAATCGGTAATAAATAATAAATTTGTTGGTATTTTATTTGTAATTATATTCTTCATTTCCAATATTGCTTTTGGGTTATTTGGTTTTGATCACGATTTGTATTTCTTTGGAGGTAGTTCATTAAAAACATATTCAGCTATGAATGGATATGGTCATTTTTTAAAACCATACCTCATTATTAAATCTTATTGGTTGCTATTCGGAATACTACTACTAATTATTGCTTCTTTAGTTCATATTAGAGGTACAGAAACCAACTTCATGAAACGAATAAAAGCTAGTAAATACAGAGTAAGCAAACCACTTTTCAAATTCGCATGCTTAGTTTTTTTAGCATTTATAACTATTGGAAGCTTTATCTTTTACAATACAAATATTTTAAATAAACACTGGAGTGACTCTGAAACCACCGCATATAGAGTAGCTTATGAAAAAGAACTAAAGCAGTTTGAATATATACCACAGCCAAAAATTATAGATGTAAACCTTCAATTAGAACTTTATCCTTCAACGCGAAATTACTTATTAGAAGGCTCATATATATTGAAAAACACAAATACTGTAAACATTACATCAATTCACATTCAAAAACTCATAGAAGAAAACGTTACGTTGGATAGTATTTCTTTTGAAGGCGGATTCACTATTAATCATCAATACGAAAAATTTGACTATTTAATTTTCAACCTTACAAAAACATTAAAACCAGGAGATTCTGTAAAGATGTATTTCAAGCAACGTTTTACTACAAAAGGATTTGAGCTAGGAAACTCTAATGTAAACATCAACAACAACGGAACATTTTTTAACAATTCTGATCTACCTACAATTGGATATAATAGAAAATATGAATTAAGAAATGCTGATGAACGTGAAGAAAATAAACTACCATTAAGAAATAATAAGTCTGATAGAAATAATACTAATGAATTAGTAAATGCTAGGTCAGGTAGTGACTCTGATGGAATTAATTTTGAAATGATTATTGGTACTTCAATAAATCAAACAGCATTAGTACCTGGGAATTTATTAAAAAAATGGACAAAAAATCATCGTAACTACTTTCATTATAAAATGGAAATTCCCATAATCAATTTTTACTCCATTGTTTCGGCAGTATATGAAATTGAAAAAGACACATGGATTTCTAGTAAAGATTCCATGAATAATAAGCCAGTTGATCTTGAAATTTATTATCATAAAGAGCATAGTTATAATATTGAACGAATGATAACTTCAATGAAAGCTTCTTTAGAGTATTATACCAAAAATTTTAGTCCTTATCAATATAAGCAACTTCGTATTATGGAGTTTCCAAATTATGCTCAATTTGCACAATCATTTCCAGGAACCATTCCATTTTCAGAATCTATAGGTTTTGTTTTAAATATTGATGATAAAAAAGATGTGGATATGGCATTTTACGTAACAGCACATGAAATTGCCCACCAATGGTTTGGTATGCAGGTTGAAGCAGCAAATGTAAAAGGCAGAAACTTTATTTTAGAAACATTATCACAATATGCTGCTATGATGGTTTTAAAACAGAAGTATTCAGAAGAAAAACTACTTCAGTTTTTAGAAACTCAAAAAGAGATTTATAAAAAAGGAAAAGATAGAGAAGCAGTCGAAGAACCTTCATTGGCATTGGTAGAAAATCAAGAGTATGTATATTATGCTAAAGGAGCAATCAATATGTATAAATTTCAAAAAATAGTAGGAGAGGAGCAAGTAAATAAAGCGCTGAAGAGTTTTTTAAATGATTGGAATACCACTAATGGTAAATTGAAAATAACTACAAACAGGTATGCAACTACTCATGATTTAATAGGATATTTTAGAAAAATTACACCAGATTCTCTTCAACATGTAGTAACTGATTTGTTTGAGAAAACAACGTTTAAAGAACAGTAG
- a CDS encoding VWA domain-containing protein — MARQFNKGLRFEKFKEKEIPIFDKLFDIFKELLTYTSGDFDEAFEWLKQLDVEYSLTTPEYTLDDFLEDLKNKGYIKEELEDGTGSSKNKITSKTEQALRQNALNQIFGKLKKRGAGNHKTKAIGSGDEHTGEFRNFHFGDSLDRISMTESIKNAQINNGIGNFSLTEQDLIVQETNFNAQMSTVLMIDISHSMILYGEDRITPAKKVAMALTELIRTRYPKDTMDILVFGNDAWMISVKDLPYLKVGPYHTNTVAGLQLALDILRRKRNTNKQIFMITDGKPSCLRMADGTYYKNSNGLDKHIVEKCYNMAAQARKLHIPITTFMIASDPYLMQFIEHFTKANQGKAFYTGLKGLGEMIFEDYEQNRKRRIR; from the coding sequence ATGGCTAGACAGTTTAACAAAGGGTTACGTTTTGAGAAATTCAAAGAAAAAGAAATCCCAATTTTCGATAAACTCTTTGATATTTTCAAAGAATTATTAACCTATACTTCAGGAGATTTTGATGAGGCTTTTGAATGGCTAAAACAATTGGATGTAGAATATAGTTTAACTACTCCTGAATATACACTTGATGACTTTTTAGAAGATCTAAAAAATAAAGGCTACATAAAAGAAGAATTGGAAGATGGTACTGGAAGTTCAAAAAATAAAATTACTTCTAAAACAGAACAAGCACTGCGTCAAAATGCCTTAAATCAAATTTTTGGAAAATTAAAAAAACGGGGTGCTGGAAATCATAAAACCAAAGCTATTGGTAGTGGAGATGAGCATACAGGTGAATTTCGAAATTTTCATTTTGGAGATTCTTTAGATCGAATTTCGATGACTGAAAGCATAAAAAATGCGCAGATTAATAATGGTATTGGTAATTTTTCCTTAACGGAACAGGATTTAATTGTACAAGAGACGAATTTTAACGCGCAAATGAGTACCGTTTTAATGATTGATATTAGCCATAGCATGATATTGTATGGAGAAGACAGAATTACTCCTGCTAAAAAGGTAGCAATGGCATTAACAGAACTTATTAGAACCCGTTATCCTAAAGATACTATGGATATTTTGGTTTTTGGTAACGATGCTTGGATGATTTCCGTTAAAGACTTACCATACTTAAAAGTAGGGCCTTACCATACGAATACTGTTGCAGGGCTTCAACTTGCCTTGGATATTTTGCGAAGAAAACGAAATACTAATAAGCAAATTTTTATGATTACGGATGGTAAACCTAGCTGTTTACGTATGGCTGATGGTACGTATTATAAAAATAGTAATGGCTTAGACAAGCATATTGTAGAGAAATGCTACAATATGGCTGCACAAGCTAGAAAATTGCATATCCCCATAACTACCTTTATGATTGCAAGTGATCCCTACTTAATGCAATTTATCGAGCATTTTACAAAAGCAAATCAAGGAAAGGCCTTTTATACTGGTTTAAAAGGTTTAGGGGAAATGATTTTTGAAGATTATGAACAAAATAGAAAAAGAAGAATACGATAA
- a CDS encoding AAA family ATPase — MNHQDINTLGELKATGYQSISIKNELRNNLINKLKQQETVFTNIWGYEDSVIPELETAILSKHNINLLGLRGQAKTRLARLMITLLDEYIPIVKGSEVNDDPLRPLSRYAKELIAEHKDDTPISWIHREERFFEKLATPDVTVADLIGDVDPIKAMNLKLNYADDRVIHFGMIPRANRCIFVINEIPDLQARIQVSLFNILQEGDIQIRGFKLRLPLDIQFVFTANPEDYTNRGSIVTPLKDRIGSQILTHYPKSIEIAKKITTQEATYLQEQKNKIHVPELARDIIEQLVFEARKSEYVDLKSGVSARMSISIFENLLSTAERRSLLNEETNTSVRVLDFLGTISAITGKIELVYEGEQEGADMVAQILLNNAIKTIFNTLFPEIKKLRKEGEASPYDAISSWFSSKDAVELLDDMDENYFREQLDSIAPLNLLIKKYQPEVSEKDIPFMQEFILWALSEYKILNKERFNTGFQFNDSLANYIKRI; from the coding sequence ATGAATCATCAAGATATAAATACATTAGGTGAATTAAAAGCTACAGGATATCAATCTATTTCCATAAAAAACGAGTTAAGAAACAATCTAATAAATAAATTAAAGCAGCAAGAAACAGTTTTTACAAACATATGGGGGTATGAAGATTCAGTAATACCTGAATTAGAAACTGCTATTTTGTCGAAGCATAATATTAATCTTTTAGGATTACGAGGGCAAGCAAAAACAAGGTTAGCACGTTTAATGATAACTTTGCTAGATGAGTATATTCCTATTGTAAAAGGTTCTGAAGTAAATGATGATCCATTACGTCCTTTATCAAGATATGCCAAAGAACTAATAGCTGAACATAAAGACGATACACCAATATCTTGGATACACAGAGAGGAACGATTTTTTGAAAAATTAGCAACTCCCGATGTAACTGTAGCCGACTTAATTGGCGATGTAGATCCTATAAAAGCCATGAATTTAAAATTGAATTATGCAGATGACCGGGTGATTCACTTTGGGATGATTCCAAGAGCTAATCGTTGTATTTTTGTAATTAACGAAATTCCCGATTTGCAAGCCAGAATTCAAGTATCCTTATTCAATATACTACAAGAGGGCGATATCCAAATTAGAGGGTTTAAATTACGTTTACCTTTAGATATTCAGTTTGTATTTACAGCAAATCCTGAAGATTACACTAATAGAGGGAGTATTGTAACGCCATTAAAAGATCGTATAGGTTCACAAATTTTAACGCACTACCCAAAATCTATAGAAATAGCTAAAAAAATTACTACACAAGAAGCAACCTATCTTCAAGAGCAAAAAAACAAGATACATGTACCAGAACTTGCAAGAGATATAATTGAACAACTAGTTTTTGAAGCGAGAAAAAGTGAATATGTAGATTTAAAAAGTGGAGTAAGTGCCCGAATGAGTATCTCAATCTTTGAAAATCTTTTAAGTACAGCTGAAAGAAGATCACTTTTAAACGAAGAAACGAATACCTCGGTTCGTGTATTAGATTTTTTAGGAACTATCTCTGCGATTACTGGTAAGATAGAATTAGTATATGAAGGAGAACAGGAGGGAGCAGATATGGTTGCACAAATACTACTCAATAATGCGATTAAAACTATTTTCAATACCCTGTTTCCTGAAATTAAGAAGTTGAGAAAGGAAGGAGAAGCATCACCATATGACGCTATTTCGTCATGGTTTTCTTCTAAAGATGCTGTAGAATTATTAGATGATATGGATGAAAATTATTTTAGAGAACAGTTAGATTCGATAGCACCTTTAAATCTTTTAATTAAAAAATATCAACCTGAAGTTTCTGAAAAAGATATACCTTTTATGCAAGAATTTATACTTTGGGCATTATCCGAATATAAGATTTTAAATAAGGAACGCTTTAACACTGGTTTTCAGTTTAATGACTCGTTAGCCAATTACATAAAAAGAATTTAG
- a CDS encoding metal-dependent hydrolase, producing the protein MDSLTQVVLGAAVGEAVLGKKIGNKALLYGAIGGTIPDLDVFLGLFTDTITAIELHRGFSHSILFSVIMAPLLGWLVNKIERSRNLGWQPWAKLFFWSLITHPILDAFTTWGTQLFWPFNIKMAFNSIFVVDPLYTLPFLFCCITVLFCKRTSKLRRRFNRFGLIISTSYLFCTLILKSLAYKKIESELKNQGIEYTTISTRPSPLNTILWNANIDTKENYLITDYSFFDTQPLKFKKYPKHREKSEALIKYLNVQRLINISEGWYIIEQKEDQWYFNDLRFGLIPREDGSSFFTFSYYLKEKKGEIQATEVPKTKREAKFLMQRLWHRIKGN; encoded by the coding sequence TTGGATTCACTTACTCAGGTCGTATTAGGAGCAGCAGTCGGCGAGGCTGTTTTAGGCAAGAAAATAGGTAATAAAGCTTTACTTTATGGAGCAATTGGTGGAACTATTCCCGATCTTGATGTATTTCTAGGATTATTTACAGATACAATTACTGCGATAGAATTACATAGAGGATTTAGTCATTCTATCTTATTTTCTGTAATTATGGCACCTCTATTGGGGTGGTTAGTTAATAAAATAGAACGGAGTAGGAATCTTGGTTGGCAACCTTGGGCTAAGCTATTCTTTTGGAGTTTGATTACACATCCTATATTGGATGCTTTCACTACATGGGGCACTCAATTGTTTTGGCCTTTTAATATAAAAATGGCTTTCAATTCTATTTTCGTTGTTGATCCTTTATATACCTTACCTTTTCTTTTCTGTTGTATTACGGTTCTTTTTTGTAAACGTACTTCAAAACTCAGAAGACGATTTAATAGATTCGGGTTGATTATATCAACAAGCTATCTTTTTTGTACACTTATTTTAAAATCATTAGCGTATAAAAAAATTGAAAGTGAATTAAAAAATCAAGGCATAGAATATACTACCATTAGTACGCGTCCTTCACCTTTGAATACTATTTTATGGAATGCTAATATTGATACAAAAGAGAATTATCTGATTACTGATTATTCCTTTTTTGATACGCAACCCTTAAAATTTAAAAAGTACCCCAAACATCGTGAAAAATCAGAGGCATTAATTAAATATTTAAATGTACAACGACTTATCAATATTTCTGAAGGATGGTATATTATAGAACAAAAAGAGGATCAATGGTATTTTAACGATCTGCGATTTGGATTAATTCCAAGAGAAGATGGTAGTTCATTTTTTACTTTCTCCTATTACTTAAAAGAAAAGAAAGGGGAAATTCAGGCAACTGAAGTTCCTAAAACCAAGCGAGAAGCAAAGTTTTTGATGCAACGACTTTGGCATAGAATAAAAGGAAATTAA
- a CDS encoding Lacal_2735 family protein, translated as MFGIFKKKSQKEKLQAKYEKLLKEAYTLSTTNRKKSDQKAFEAEEIMKQLEKLN; from the coding sequence ATGTTCGGAATATTCAAAAAGAAATCACAGAAAGAAAAATTACAAGCTAAGTATGAAAAACTCTTGAAAGAAGCTTATACGTTATCTACCACCAACAGAAAAAAGAGTGACCAGAAAGCTTTTGAAGCTGAAGAAATTATGAAACAACTAGAAAAGCTTAATTAA
- a CDS encoding AraC family transcriptional regulator gives MKLILDFILIIGILLNLIVLIGLIRVKNKKIPQQILIAFWLLILINILHFYAALHNLRSFNRTTFLIEDGSRFIGAPLIYIYLKSLFFKQTNFIKKNSIHFIPFTLYLLGYTIPRLINILNEPDIFNHIPIINQSINLALVKDLYFMVYCFLSLKLFYRIKKNMKHHYSTINEKDFSWLEIFLLSISTVISVDLIITLLEIFFGYNVTWDGFITITFLIIAMFILGYNGLKQSTIFLPYFLLEKQTEKRSHKILKVIESSETLKMKIENTLKTEKDYLNPDLTLRVLSEKISLSERKLSAFLNNEMQISFYNFINSYRIEEAKKRLLSSEYKKYTIEGIGHSCGFKSRSSFFKIFKKETGVSPSKYKQTLVK, from the coding sequence ATGAAATTAATACTTGACTTTATTCTAATCATAGGAATTCTATTAAACCTAATCGTTTTAATAGGGTTAATACGAGTTAAAAATAAAAAAATACCACAACAAATATTAATTGCTTTTTGGTTATTAATCTTAATTAATATACTTCATTTTTATGCAGCACTTCATAATTTAAGATCTTTTAATAGGACCACTTTTCTTATTGAAGATGGTTCTCGTTTTATAGGAGCGCCATTAATTTACATTTATTTAAAATCTCTTTTTTTTAAGCAAACAAACTTCATTAAAAAAAATAGTATACACTTTATTCCATTTACTCTTTACCTTTTGGGATATACTATACCTAGGCTTATTAATATTTTAAATGAACCTGACATCTTTAACCATATCCCAATAATCAATCAATCAATTAATTTAGCTTTAGTTAAAGATTTATATTTTATGGTGTATTGCTTTCTTTCTTTAAAATTATTTTATCGAATTAAAAAGAATATGAAACATCATTATTCTACAATAAATGAAAAAGACTTTTCGTGGCTAGAAATTTTTCTATTGAGTATTTCTACTGTAATTTCCGTAGATTTAATAATTACTTTGTTAGAAATATTTTTTGGATATAATGTTACATGGGATGGTTTTATTACAATTACATTCCTTATAATAGCCATGTTTATTCTAGGGTATAATGGACTAAAACAGTCAACAATATTTCTTCCCTATTTTTTACTTGAAAAGCAAACTGAGAAAAGAAGCCATAAAATTTTAAAAGTTATCGAATCTTCAGAAACTTTAAAGATGAAAATTGAAAATACTCTTAAAACAGAAAAAGATTATTTAAACCCTGATTTAACCTTAAGAGTATTGTCAGAAAAAATTAGTTTATCTGAAAGAAAACTCTCTGCTTTTTTAAATAATGAAATGCAAATTTCTTTTTACAATTTCATCAATTCATATAGAATTGAAGAAGCTAAAAAACGATTACTATCCAGTGAATATAAAAAATATACAATAGAAGGAATAGGGCATTCTTGTGGATTTAAATCGAGAAGTAGTTTCTTTAAAATTTTCAAAAAAGAAACAGGAGTTTCTCCTTCTAAATACAAGCAAACACTAGTAAAATAG
- a CDS encoding serine hydrolase has translation MKKTLIILLAISIISCEKLEINKLQKTAHQDSLRTHMNSVLNNLKPFHYLKGKVQKQTIEGLMQKYNVPGLRIVFTNKGKISWSKSYGYANLKDSIKVDKNTVFQGASLGKPVTSMAALNLVEKGVLELDEDVNNKLKGWKVPTNEFTKKEKVTLRRLIGHTSGFNRYYGANYMPNEKLPTIVQTLNGEKPSKHPAVKLIAVPGEKYTYSNPGYLITEKLMEDVTGKKFENIIDELVFKPSDMKNSSFQQPAPKHLMDVSAIGYSENLQPYYYNIISFKAAGAILTTPDDLAKFTSTLIEDHKNGTNIILSKEMISKVFNRGSRLEKLGFTLFNWKDDIAFRHTGHNYGFTSFMFGSVNKEQSLIIMTNGSNTHELFSQILYAVATEYNWDYFKSNEYEPIDISGKDLNVFTGHFDWHGKKIIITNELDNLFLQIDNSRFKLVPVGTNTFLAPENSLLITFPENLENEIKTIHIWDRNNDNHTINKMY, from the coding sequence ATGAAAAAAACACTTATTATTTTATTAGCGATCTCTATAATTAGCTGTGAAAAATTAGAAATAAACAAACTACAAAAAACAGCACATCAAGACTCTTTAAGAACTCATATGAATTCGGTTTTAAATAACCTAAAACCCTTTCACTATTTGAAAGGTAAGGTACAAAAACAAACCATAGAAGGGTTAATGCAAAAATATAATGTACCTGGTCTTCGTATTGTTTTTACAAACAAAGGAAAAATTTCATGGTCAAAGAGCTACGGGTATGCTAACCTTAAAGATTCTATAAAAGTCGATAAAAACACTGTATTTCAAGGAGCATCATTAGGTAAACCTGTAACTTCAATGGCAGCGTTGAACCTTGTAGAAAAAGGAGTTTTAGAGTTAGATGAAGATGTTAATAATAAACTTAAAGGTTGGAAAGTACCTACTAATGAATTTACAAAAAAAGAAAAAGTCACACTGCGAAGGCTTATTGGCCATACCTCAGGATTTAATAGATATTATGGTGCAAATTATATGCCTAATGAAAAATTACCTACAATAGTACAGACGTTAAATGGAGAAAAACCTTCAAAACATCCTGCTGTAAAATTAATTGCTGTTCCAGGTGAAAAGTATACCTATTCTAATCCTGGATATTTAATCACTGAAAAATTGATGGAAGATGTTACTGGAAAGAAGTTTGAAAATATTATCGATGAATTAGTTTTTAAACCTAGTGATATGAAAAACAGCTCTTTTCAACAACCAGCTCCTAAGCATCTTATGGATGTAAGTGCAATTGGATATTCAGAAAATTTGCAACCGTATTATTATAATATTATTTCTTTTAAAGCTGCTGGAGCTATTTTAACAACCCCGGATGATCTTGCTAAATTTACATCAACGTTGATAGAAGATCATAAAAACGGAACCAATATCATACTCTCGAAAGAGATGATTTCTAAAGTATTTAATAGAGGATCAAGGCTAGAAAAATTAGGCTTTACATTATTTAATTGGAAAGATGATATTGCTTTTAGACATACAGGACATAACTATGGTTTTACTTCCTTTATGTTTGGTTCAGTTAATAAAGAACAATCTCTAATTATAATGACTAATGGATCTAATACTCATGAATTGTTTAGTCAGATTCTATATGCGGTAGCAACAGAATATAATTGGGATTACTTTAAATCAAATGAATATGAACCTATAGACATTTCAGGTAAAGACCTTAATGTATTCACTGGACATTTTGATTGGCACGGAAAAAAAATAATTATTACCAATGAACTTGATAATTTGTTTCTACAAATAGATAATTCTAGATTCAAACTAGTACCTGTGGGAACTAATACTTTTCTGGCTCCAGAAAACTCATTACTTATCACTTTTCCTGAGAACCTAGAAAACGAAATAAAAACAATTCATATTTGGGATAGGAATAATGATAATCATACGATTAATAAAATGTATTAA
- a CDS encoding DUF3892 domain-containing protein → MAKLANYFISGVWKDNNDNITHVLLHTVNDDNSFQYGVKTTELTAINLIKQRNTIKTITWGYPEWQIGALVTYVNNNNREYLRTVPNATQKDNLDNAINMKPIRN, encoded by the coding sequence ATGGCAAAATTAGCAAATTACTTTATATCTGGTGTATGGAAAGATAATAATGATAATATTACTCACGTATTATTACACACTGTTAATGATGATAATTCATTTCAATACGGTGTTAAAACTACCGAGTTAACAGCTATCAACTTAATAAAACAAAGAAATACAATTAAGACTATTACTTGGGGATATCCTGAATGGCAAATAGGAGCTTTAGTAACTTATGTAAACAATAATAATCGTGAATATCTTAGAACTGTCCCAAATGCAACACAAAAAGACAACTTAGATAATGCTATTAATATGAAACCAATTAGAAATTAA